Proteins from a single region of Streptomyces spectabilis:
- a CDS encoding GNAT family N-acetyltransferase gives MYAISLGDDGAELRPLEPWQAEEFLAHVDRGREFIGRHNGLPDVITDLASSRAYLQAYADKAAADAGRICGIHWDGRLVGAVILRRMDIGQGTAEAGCWLEPEAAGRGLVTRAARALIDWAVEERGIHRVEWWVSSGNAPSIAVAKRLGMTRDGVLKESYLYRGVRYDEEIWSVLAPAWRAEKGTA, from the coding sequence ATGTACGCGATATCCCTGGGTGACGACGGTGCGGAGCTGCGGCCGCTGGAGCCGTGGCAGGCCGAGGAGTTCCTCGCGCACGTGGACCGGGGGCGGGAGTTCATCGGGCGGCACAACGGCCTGCCGGACGTCATCACCGACCTGGCGTCGAGCCGGGCCTACCTCCAGGCGTACGCGGACAAGGCCGCCGCCGACGCCGGGCGGATCTGCGGCATCCACTGGGACGGCAGGCTCGTCGGCGCCGTCATCCTGCGCCGGATGGACATCGGGCAGGGCACCGCGGAGGCGGGCTGCTGGCTGGAGCCGGAGGCGGCGGGCAGGGGCCTGGTCACCCGAGCGGCGCGCGCCCTGATCGACTGGGCCGTCGAGGAGCGCGGCATCCACCGCGTGGAGTGGTGGGTCTCGTCGGGCAACGCGCCGAGCATCGCCGTGGCGAAGCGGCTCGGCATGACGCGCGACGGCGTGCTCAAGGAGAGCTACCTGTACCGGGGCGTGCGGTACGACGAAGAGATCTGGTCGGTGCTCGCGCCCGCGTGGCGGGCGGAGAAGGGGACCGCGTAG